From Anaerolineae bacterium, the proteins below share one genomic window:
- a CDS encoding RNase H family protein, with protein MEKKQTDWKRMLFKGNKVWLATEQNGKPILKTGKVLIKYQLDQDYEYWVHENRVMPVDSLQPGKPEKPEKKELKKNKPRKKSPAELDPHASRCEALQAGIKTECDNTIFIYTDGASSGNPGPSGIGILLRFKDHEKEISRNIGTATNNIAELEAIKTALLELKHYDYPVRLFTDSSYAHGVLTLGWKAIKNRELINSIKKLISKFSDLKLIKVKGHDGFDGNEKADFLATSAIKR; from the coding sequence GTGGAGAAAAAGCAGACAGACTGGAAACGGATGCTATTTAAGGGGAACAAGGTATGGCTGGCGACAGAGCAAAACGGGAAACCGATTTTAAAAACCGGCAAGGTGTTGATAAAGTATCAGCTTGACCAGGATTATGAGTACTGGGTCCACGAAAACAGGGTTATGCCTGTTGATTCATTGCAACCTGGAAAGCCTGAGAAGCCTGAGAAAAAAGAGCTTAAAAAAAATAAACCGCGCAAGAAATCTCCGGCAGAGCTTGACCCGCATGCCTCGCGTTGCGAAGCATTGCAGGCAGGTATAAAGACCGAATGCGATAATACAATTTTCATCTATACGGACGGCGCTTCTTCCGGTAATCCCGGCCCTTCAGGGATAGGAATTTTGCTGCGTTTTAAAGATCATGAAAAGGAAATATCAAGAAATATAGGAACGGCAACCAACAATATCGCGGAGCTTGAAGCAATTAAAACAGCCCTTTTGGAACTAAAGCATTATGATTATCCTGTGAGGCTTTTTACGGACAGCAGCTATGCCCACGGGGTGCTTACCCTTGGCTGGAAGGCAATAAAAAACAGGGAGCTGATAAACTCAATTAAAAAACTGATTTCAAAATTCAGCGACCTGAAACTAATTAAGGTAAAAGGGCATGACGGGTTTGACGGGAATGAAAAGGCGGACTTTCTTGCAACCTCAGCTATAAAAAGATAG
- a CDS encoding 1-acyl-sn-glycerol-3-phosphate acyltransferase, with protein sequence MIKYKWMQFKNRVRLWIDSVLQGTHNHYLCFLPGKTGFLSSRILKLFFSGIKINKEQTLMLKKLKEEGVIVYVTKYKSYFEYLFYYTRYKQDGLAFPEIGFDYKVLIWQPVSRILRIFLSYLDYIFSNLSLPDPYAGGYIRQELINGRSGLVSLVEKKGFYRRFVKQKTDPLQYLIKIQQSVEIGDKPIFIVPQLMFFSKEPLRYTPTIKDILLGTEEKPGKIRRLVTLFKNPEKVFMEISEPINLKDFLESEQIRQRGVEYQSLVLRRNLLLQINRHRQSTLGPTLKSREELKESILTNDRLQGFMENYSKKHDLSIQKVHKKADKHLDEIAAKYNVVIIKILAALVKWVSNTIFEGLTVNMDMLNNVKGMLKKGPLILVPCHKSHIDYLMLSYLLYANNMPCPLVAAGKNLSFWPMGPIFRGGGAFFIRRTFKGAVLYSKVFVEYIYKILEEGFNIEFFIEGGRSRTGKLILPKLGLLSILLNAYKDRVCDDMIFVPIYIGYDRVMEESSYLNEIEGGQKQPENLLQIIKARKLLKKRYGKIYIKFHQPLSLNELLSQSNVSIQDMTSKERNALTRNLGFRIINAINNVSVVTPYGLVASALLNCSKKGFTYEHFMSHVGIYMNYLVSQKVDLADTLLLDNVYAVEQVVDAYINRKFIIQTSKNMEGRFAGAQFMVNENKRPILEYYKNNCIAFFIPAAFTALAILEKDAFQFSASDLNIGYGFLQGFFKNEFAYDVDQTSEYFIRKNIKAFINEAVLMPHPTLPDTYNLTSAGFRDLKLFSRFLKTYFESYLIVLRHLGGVSNSLPDTKDILKKIQATGNRMYKKGEIERKEALSKINYKNAVDYFTSHGVKSSQDTEKIEYYTKAIQRYLNYL encoded by the coding sequence ATGATAAAATATAAATGGATGCAATTTAAAAACAGAGTAAGGCTGTGGATCGATTCCGTCCTTCAGGGTACACACAACCATTATCTTTGCTTTTTGCCCGGAAAGACAGGTTTTTTATCCTCCCGGATTTTGAAACTTTTCTTTTCAGGAATTAAGATTAACAAGGAACAGACCCTTATGCTTAAAAAGCTCAAGGAAGAAGGGGTTATTGTTTATGTTACTAAATATAAAAGTTATTTTGAGTATCTTTTTTACTATACACGCTATAAGCAGGATGGACTTGCCTTTCCTGAAATAGGCTTTGATTATAAGGTGCTTATATGGCAGCCTGTCTCGCGCATCCTGAGGATTTTTTTATCCTATCTTGATTATATATTCAGCAACCTGTCTCTGCCCGATCCTTATGCCGGCGGCTATATCAGGCAGGAACTGATAAACGGCCGGTCAGGTCTGGTGTCTCTTGTTGAAAAAAAAGGCTTTTACCGCAGATTTGTTAAACAAAAGACAGACCCACTGCAATATCTTATCAAAATACAGCAATCTGTTGAAATAGGTGACAAGCCTATTTTTATTGTTCCTCAACTGATGTTTTTCAGTAAAGAGCCGCTTAGATACACTCCTACTATAAAAGATATTCTGCTCGGCACCGAAGAAAAACCAGGGAAAATAAGGCGACTGGTCACCCTGTTCAAAAATCCCGAGAAGGTATTTATGGAAATATCTGAACCGATTAATTTAAAGGATTTTTTAGAATCAGAGCAAATCAGGCAGCGGGGTGTTGAATATCAGTCGCTTGTGTTAAGGCGCAATCTTTTGCTTCAGATAAACCGCCATCGCCAGAGCACTCTCGGCCCCACCCTGAAATCAAGGGAAGAGCTTAAGGAAAGCATTCTGACAAATGATCGTCTTCAAGGCTTTATGGAAAATTATTCGAAAAAGCATGATCTGTCGATTCAGAAGGTACATAAAAAGGCGGATAAACATCTTGATGAAATTGCCGCTAAATATAATGTGGTGATAATAAAGATCCTTGCGGCACTGGTCAAATGGGTTTCAAATACAATATTTGAAGGGCTTACGGTCAATATGGATATGCTTAACAATGTAAAAGGCATGTTGAAAAAAGGACCGTTGATTCTGGTTCCCTGTCACAAGAGTCACATAGATTACCTGATGCTGTCATATCTTCTTTATGCCAACAATATGCCCTGCCCGCTTGTTGCCGCGGGCAAAAATCTTTCTTTCTGGCCAATGGGCCCGATATTCAGAGGGGGTGGCGCATTTTTTATCAGGCGAACATTCAAGGGGGCTGTGCTTTATTCAAAAGTTTTTGTCGAATATATTTATAAAATTCTTGAAGAAGGATTTAATATAGAATTTTTTATCGAAGGGGGCAGAAGTAGAACCGGCAAGCTGATACTGCCCAAGTTGGGGCTGCTTTCCATTCTGCTCAATGCATATAAAGACCGCGTCTGTGATGATATGATATTTGTGCCTATTTATATCGGGTATGACAGAGTTATGGAGGAGAGTTCATATCTTAACGAAATCGAAGGTGGACAAAAACAGCCGGAAAATTTATTGCAGATCATTAAGGCGAGAAAACTGCTTAAGAAAAGGTACGGAAAAATATATATTAAATTTCACCAGCCTCTCTCGCTCAACGAACTTTTATCGCAAAGCAATGTTTCGATCCAGGATATGACATCAAAGGAGCGGAATGCGCTGACCCGTAATCTTGGGTTCAGGATCATAAATGCCATAAACAATGTTTCGGTGGTGACTCCGTACGGCCTTGTCGCAAGCGCGCTTTTGAATTGTTCTAAGAAAGGGTTTACTTATGAACATTTTATGTCACATGTGGGAATCTATATGAATTATCTGGTGTCACAGAAAGTCGATCTGGCGGATACCCTTTTACTTGACAATGTTTATGCCGTTGAACAGGTCGTTGATGCTTATATTAACAGAAAATTCATCATACAGACTTCAAAAAACATGGAAGGCCGATTTGCCGGCGCACAATTCATGGTAAATGAAAACAAGAGACCGATTCTGGAATATTATAAAAACAACTGCATTGCCTTTTTTATTCCCGCGGCCTTTACCGCTCTTGCGATTTTAGAAAAGGATGCATTTCAGTTTTCCGCATCCGATCTTAACATCGGATATGGTTTTCTTCAGGGGTTCTTTAAAAATGAATTTGCATATGATGTGGACCAGACATCAGAATATTTTATTCGGAAAAACATAAAGGCATTTATTAATGAAGCTGTGTTAATGCCTCATCCGACACTGCCGGACACATATAACCTGACTTCGGCGGGCTTTAGAGATCTGAAGCTGTTTTCCCGCTTCCTTAAAACATATTTTGAATCATACTTGATAGTTTTAAGGCACCTGGGGGGGGTATCGAATAGTTTGCCTGATACAAAGGATATCTTGAAAAAAATACAGGCTACCGGGAATCGTATGTATAAAAAAGGGGAAATCGAGCGCAAAGAGGCTCTTTCAAAAATCAATTATAAAAATGCCGTGGATTATTTTACTTCCCATGGAGTTAAATCTTCGCAGGATACCGAGAAGATTGAATATTATACCAAAGCAATACAGCGTTATCTAAATTATCTTTAA